The Thermoflavifilum sp. genome contains a region encoding:
- a CDS encoding GH3 auxin-responsive promoter family protein, translated as MKSVKSLLAVPFAAYVRNRIKKQMLTAAADQLHLLEQLLRDAQHTVFGKAHRFHEIKDYNSYRQAVPIRDYEGFKPYIEKIKSGTQNVLWKGHPLYFAKTSGTTSGVKYIPISKDSIHNHIDTARNALLCYIAETGNHRLTDGKMIFLSGSPALERVGGIPTGRLSGIVNHHVPRYLRTNQLPSFETNCIEDWEAKLDKIVEETLHQPMTLISGIPPWMQMYFDRLQAASGKKIKELFPELTLIVHGGVNFEPYRARLMESLGEPVDTLETYPASEGFLAFQDQPDAEGLLLNTHSGIFFEFVPADEIFQPHPTRLSLGEVQTGVNYAVVITSNAGLWAYNLGDTVRFVSLNPYRIVVTGRISHFISAFGEHVIAEEVEQSLQAVASQHRVKITEFTVAPRVQVSEGRPYHEWYIEFEQMPADLNRFAEELDEQMRKRNIYYNDLITGHILERLQIRLVRKNGFIDYMRAAGKLGGQNKLPRLSNDRYLADALQAYLIPE; from the coding sequence TACTCGAACAATTATTACGCGATGCACAGCATACGGTATTTGGCAAAGCGCATCGTTTTCACGAGATCAAAGATTATAACAGCTATCGGCAAGCCGTTCCCATTCGCGATTATGAAGGCTTCAAACCCTATATTGAAAAAATCAAATCGGGTACGCAAAATGTGCTATGGAAGGGGCATCCCTTATATTTTGCCAAAACATCGGGTACAACCAGTGGTGTAAAATATATACCTATCAGTAAGGATTCTATTCACAATCATATTGATACGGCCCGAAATGCCTTACTGTGTTATATTGCGGAAACCGGCAATCATCGACTTACAGACGGGAAAATGATTTTTCTTTCCGGATCGCCTGCACTGGAACGTGTGGGCGGCATTCCCACCGGCAGGCTCAGTGGTATTGTCAATCATCATGTGCCGCGTTACCTGCGCACCAATCAGTTGCCCAGTTTTGAAACCAATTGTATAGAAGACTGGGAGGCAAAGCTGGATAAGATTGTGGAGGAAACCCTACATCAGCCCATGACCTTGATCAGTGGTATTCCACCCTGGATGCAGATGTATTTCGATCGCCTGCAGGCCGCAAGTGGAAAAAAGATTAAGGAACTATTCCCCGAACTTACCCTGATAGTCCATGGTGGCGTGAATTTTGAACCCTACCGTGCCCGATTGATGGAAAGCCTGGGAGAGCCGGTAGATACACTGGAGACTTATCCTGCATCGGAAGGTTTTCTCGCTTTCCAGGATCAACCCGATGCAGAAGGATTGTTGTTGAACACACACAGCGGTATTTTTTTTGAGTTTGTCCCTGCAGATGAAATCTTTCAGCCTCATCCCACGCGTCTTTCTTTAGGCGAAGTGCAAACAGGCGTCAATTATGCAGTTGTAATCACCAGCAATGCCGGCTTATGGGCTTATAACCTGGGTGATACCGTACGCTTTGTTTCCCTGAATCCTTATCGGATCGTGGTAACGGGTAGAATATCGCATTTTATTTCTGCTTTTGGTGAACATGTGATTGCCGAAGAAGTGGAGCAAAGTCTTCAGGCAGTGGCCAGCCAGCATCGGGTAAAGATTACCGAGTTTACCGTGGCTCCACGTGTACAGGTGAGTGAGGGGAGGCCCTATCATGAATGGTATATTGAGTTCGAACAAATGCCTGCCGATTTAAATCGTTTTGCAGAAGAGCTGGATGAGCAGATGCGCAAAAGAAATATTTACTACAACGATTTGATTACCGGACATATTCTCGAACGCCTGCAAATCAGGCTGGTACGCAAAAATGGATTCATTGATTATATGCGTGCAGCCGGAAAATTAGGTGGCCAGAATAAATTACCCCGGCTGAGCAATGATCGCTATCTTGCAGATGCCCTGCAAGCATATCTTATTCCTGAATAA
- a CDS encoding D-alanine--D-alanine ligase: protein MSSTSARHIALLCGGYSGEYEISLQSAETVEKHLRVSGYEVYKIQVTRDGWDYVHPSGQRIAIDKNDFSFTLHGKKVVFDVVFNMIHGTPGEDGRLQGYLDMLGIPYTGCNAITSAVTFNKAFCNKIVASYGIAKVARSVHLIQGQAVDMDTLAMHLSYPCFVKPAEGGSSVGISKVKSREELGPAIEKAFAEDAQVLIETYIKGRELTCGLFARSNEEIVVLPITEIITRREFFDYVAKYTPGAADEITPADIPVHMANRIRDAARTLYLKLNCRGLVRIDFILEDVTEDLYFLEINTVPGQSANSIVPRQVQAAGMQLSDVYRELIEDCLLRKAAAEQV, encoded by the coding sequence ATGTCATCAACATCAGCCCGACACATTGCATTACTATGCGGAGGATATTCTGGCGAATATGAAATATCGCTCCAGAGTGCCGAAACCGTAGAAAAACATTTGCGGGTAAGTGGATATGAGGTATATAAAATACAGGTTACCCGTGATGGATGGGATTATGTGCATCCATCAGGACAACGCATAGCCATCGATAAAAACGATTTCTCTTTTACGCTTCATGGAAAGAAGGTTGTTTTTGACGTGGTATTTAACATGATTCATGGTACGCCGGGTGAAGATGGCCGTCTGCAGGGTTATCTGGATATGCTGGGCATCCCTTACACCGGGTGCAATGCCATTACATCTGCGGTAACATTTAACAAAGCTTTTTGTAATAAAATCGTAGCATCGTATGGTATCGCGAAGGTAGCCCGGAGTGTACATTTGATTCAAGGTCAGGCGGTGGATATGGATACATTAGCCATGCACCTTTCCTATCCCTGTTTTGTAAAACCTGCTGAGGGCGGGTCGAGTGTGGGTATCTCGAAGGTAAAATCCAGAGAAGAACTGGGCCCTGCAATAGAAAAGGCTTTTGCGGAAGATGCGCAGGTTTTGATTGAAACCTATATCAAAGGTCGTGAGCTCACCTGCGGATTATTTGCACGGTCCAATGAGGAAATCGTGGTTTTACCCATTACGGAAATCATCACCCGACGAGAGTTTTTTGATTATGTAGCCAAATACACTCCTGGAGCGGCTGATGAAATCACACCCGCCGATATACCGGTTCACATGGCCAATCGGATACGGGATGCAGCCCGTACGCTTTACCTGAAATTGAACTGCAGAGGGCTGGTGCGCATCGATTTTATACTGGAGGATGTTACGGAAGATTTGTATTTTCTGGAAATCAATACAGTTCCCGGCCAATCGGCCAACAGCATTGTGCCCAGGCAAGTACAGGCAGCCGGGATGCAATTGAGCGATGTATATCGCGAATTAATTGAAGATTGCCTGCTGAGAAAAGCTGCAGCAGAACAAGTTTAA
- a CDS encoding PASTA domain-containing protein — translation MNPVKWLLQKSFWVNLCAACVLVVLLGVLFFASLRWITRHGETATVPDIMGKPYDEAVRILEQAHFRVVVQDSGYTDTLPPLSVLRQEPEANAVVKVYRTVYLTLNKIVPPMAAMPNLVNMSYRSAVLTLQTLKLNVGDTIYKPDIARNAVLAQLYNGQPIKPGTLIPEGSRITLVLGDGIGNQANPVPNLIGLTFMQARELLSASNLSVGVVLFDGPITDTASAYVYKQIPPPLNANGQPNLIYAGQSIDMWVSQTPRDSTGQPLPQQRF, via the coding sequence ATGAATCCGGTTAAATGGTTATTGCAAAAATCCTTCTGGGTAAACCTGTGTGCAGCCTGTGTGCTTGTTGTGCTGTTGGGTGTTTTGTTTTTCGCTTCTTTGCGGTGGATCACCCGCCATGGCGAGACGGCAACAGTGCCCGACATCATGGGTAAGCCTTATGACGAAGCCGTGCGCATACTGGAGCAAGCCCATTTTCGGGTGGTTGTGCAGGATTCGGGCTATACGGACACCCTTCCGCCATTAAGTGTATTGCGGCAGGAGCCCGAAGCCAATGCCGTGGTCAAAGTTTATCGTACGGTATATTTAACCCTGAACAAAATTGTGCCACCCATGGCGGCCATGCCCAATCTGGTGAATATGTCGTATCGGAGTGCGGTATTAACCTTACAAACTTTGAAACTGAACGTAGGTGATACTATTTATAAACCCGATATTGCCCGCAATGCTGTACTGGCACAGCTATACAACGGGCAGCCCATCAAGCCCGGCACCTTGATTCCTGAAGGGAGTAGAATTACCCTCGTGTTGGGCGATGGTATTGGCAACCAGGCCAATCCCGTCCCTAATTTGATAGGTCTCACCTTCATGCAGGCACGGGAATTGCTCAGCGCCAGCAATCTTTCCGTAGGAGTGGTTTTGTTTGATGGACCCATCACCGACACGGCATCGGCTTATGTGTACAAGCAAATCCCCCCACCTCTGAATGCCAATGGGCAGCCCAATCTCATTTATGCTGGCCAGAGCATAGATATGTGGGTTTCTCAAACACCACGCGATAGCACGGGCCAGCCGCTTCCCCAGCAACGATTCTGA
- a CDS encoding rhodanese-like domain-containing protein yields MDKITVEELKQRMDAGEELYILDVREPYEHEEFNIGGKLIPLGEIRAMMIDEIEDWKDKEVIVYCRSGNRSGQACQLLEAYGFIRPRNLEGGILRWKEKFGG; encoded by the coding sequence ATGGATAAGATAACGGTTGAAGAACTCAAGCAACGCATGGATGCGGGTGAAGAGCTGTATATTTTAGATGTACGCGAGCCGTATGAACATGAAGAATTTAACATTGGTGGCAAGCTTATCCCGTTGGGGGAGATTCGTGCCATGATGATAGATGAGATTGAAGACTGGAAAGATAAAGAGGTCATCGTATATTGCCGCAGTGGCAACCGCAGCGGGCAGGCCTGTCAACTGCTGGAAGCTTATGGTTTTATCCGTCCGCGCAATCTGGAGGGCGGCATTTTACGGTGGAAAGAAAAATTCGGTGGTTAA
- a CDS encoding MG2 domain-containing protein, giving the protein MKKIFVLGICMVLVLGALSFISEDPLGERILQALHQFHQQYPQEKVYLQFDKDYYAAGETIWFKAYVTLNRIPTPLSTNLYVELINARGEILKRDILPIEHGGAAGDFELSDQTPPGTYRIRAYTAWMLNFDHAFLFHKDIRIFPALARGQTIPDSLVQQASRVSASSELHYSVKFLPEGGDLVTGLSSVVAFAAVDEHGLPVDVEGRVIDDQGHQVATIHTVHDGMGSFTLTPQPGRLYRAVFTQSNGAVQSFALPRALPEGIVLHVLNTYTVPTRIFFNVSRSDLHKERYNHLKIVAQMEEVPVFMADINFDEGLSGGMIPTERLPSGILHITVFDTTARPLAERLVFIRQPDELHLKLTTDELRNRPRALNLWHLSAPDAVNGHFSISITDADALIAFPDENNILSYTLLSADIKGYIYHPGWYFRNTDTTTLKALDLVMLTHGWRRFVWEKILQNQFPNIRYPAENANLVIKGQAYAMSGGSVNMIIRAPADTQTFFVSAPVNRLGEFMVSGLKFHDTAQVFFQGQTGKDQFSSQNIHLSGSFTDNLAQIPLESPLYPPVIRDKQQLIEFLTAASERNRINRMITSRSILLQSVTITGEKKSAAQQLDEQYTSGMFRGGDAVSFDLTNEHPAYTNIFQYLQGRVAGLSITGDLNDPVITWRGGRPALYLDEMPVDAQTLSSINVNDIALVKVFRPPFMGGFNGANGAIAVYTKKGSGASSTGGLARDKKVGYTLVKQFYSPDYGISNPNNDLPDQRITLYWNPDLQADSLNGPAKIVFYNNDFTRRYHVVIEGMDDQGRMGRLDTVLNVNP; this is encoded by the coding sequence ATGAAAAAAATCTTTGTGCTGGGTATATGCATGGTACTTGTGCTGGGCGCTTTATCATTTATATCAGAAGATCCGCTGGGTGAACGGATTCTACAGGCCCTGCACCAATTTCACCAGCAATACCCACAGGAAAAAGTGTATCTGCAATTCGATAAGGATTATTATGCTGCAGGTGAAACCATCTGGTTTAAAGCTTATGTGACATTAAACCGTATCCCCACGCCGCTCAGCACGAACTTATATGTAGAGCTCATCAATGCTCGTGGTGAAATCCTGAAGCGCGATATCCTGCCTATCGAGCACGGAGGTGCTGCCGGTGATTTTGAATTATCTGATCAGACGCCGCCCGGCACTTATCGCATTCGGGCTTATACGGCGTGGATGTTGAATTTCGATCATGCATTTTTATTTCATAAAGACATTCGCATTTTCCCTGCACTGGCCCGTGGACAAACAATCCCCGATTCGCTGGTGCAACAGGCATCCCGGGTAAGCGCTTCGTCGGAATTGCATTACAGCGTTAAGTTTTTGCCGGAAGGCGGTGATCTGGTCACTGGCTTATCCTCTGTGGTGGCTTTCGCGGCAGTCGATGAACATGGTTTACCTGTTGATGTAGAAGGCAGGGTTATTGACGATCAGGGACATCAGGTGGCTACCATTCATACTGTTCATGATGGCATGGGCAGTTTTACCCTCACGCCACAACCTGGCCGGCTGTATCGGGCCGTTTTCACCCAGAGCAACGGAGCCGTACAATCATTCGCCCTTCCCAGAGCCTTACCGGAAGGAATCGTGCTGCATGTGCTGAATACTTACACCGTACCTACCCGAATATTTTTTAACGTATCGCGAAGTGATCTGCATAAGGAGCGATACAATCACCTGAAGATTGTAGCGCAGATGGAGGAAGTACCGGTATTCATGGCCGACATCAATTTCGATGAAGGCCTTTCCGGTGGCATGATTCCCACAGAGCGGCTACCTTCGGGCATTTTGCATATCACGGTTTTCGACACTACGGCCCGGCCGCTGGCAGAACGACTGGTGTTTATCCGACAACCCGATGAGCTTCATCTGAAACTTACCACCGACGAGCTTCGTAATCGTCCACGTGCGCTCAACCTCTGGCATCTGAGTGCACCCGATGCCGTAAACGGACATTTTTCTATTTCCATCACCGACGCCGATGCCTTGATTGCATTTCCGGATGAGAATAATATACTCTCTTACACCCTGCTCAGTGCTGATATAAAAGGCTATATCTATCATCCAGGATGGTATTTCCGCAATACCGATACAACCACATTGAAAGCACTCGACCTGGTGATGCTTACACATGGCTGGCGCAGATTTGTATGGGAAAAAATTTTACAAAACCAATTTCCCAACATCCGCTACCCTGCAGAGAATGCCAATCTGGTCATAAAAGGACAGGCTTATGCGATGAGTGGAGGCTCAGTGAATATGATTATTCGTGCACCAGCCGATACCCAGACTTTTTTTGTAAGTGCACCAGTCAATAGACTGGGTGAATTTATGGTAAGCGGTCTCAAATTCCACGACACGGCTCAGGTGTTCTTTCAAGGGCAAACCGGTAAAGACCAGTTTTCCAGCCAGAACATCCATCTCAGCGGATCATTTACAGATAATCTGGCACAGATTCCGCTTGAGAGCCCATTATACCCACCCGTGATTCGTGATAAACAACAATTGATTGAGTTTTTAACTGCTGCCAGTGAACGAAATCGCATTAACCGGATGATCACCAGCCGCAGCATATTATTACAATCCGTAACCATTACCGGCGAAAAGAAATCCGCCGCGCAGCAACTGGATGAACAATATACCAGCGGCATGTTTCGAGGAGGCGATGCCGTAAGTTTTGACCTGACCAACGAACACCCTGCCTATACCAATATTTTCCAGTACCTGCAGGGGCGTGTGGCTGGATTGAGTATTACGGGCGACCTCAATGATCCAGTTATTACCTGGCGCGGTGGAAGGCCTGCACTTTATCTGGATGAAATGCCTGTGGATGCACAAACTTTAAGCAGCATCAATGTGAACGATATTGCGCTGGTGAAGGTGTTCCGTCCGCCGTTCATGGGCGGATTCAACGGTGCCAATGGCGCTATTGCGGTCTATACGAAAAAAGGAAGCGGCGCTTCGTCAACCGGTGGTTTAGCCCGGGATAAAAAAGTAGGTTATACGCTGGTAAAACAATTTTATTCACCTGATTACGGCATATCCAATCCGAACAACGATTTGCCTGATCAACGGATTACGCTATACTGGAATCCTGACCTGCAGGCCGACAGCCTGAACGGACCGGCTAAAATCGTATTTTACAATAATGATTTCACACGCCGTTATCATGTTGTGATTGAAGGAATGGATGATCAGGGAAGGATGGGTAGGCTGGATACCGTGCTGAATGTGAACCCTTAA
- a CDS encoding deoxynucleoside kinase, translating into MIYRFITIEGNIGAGKTTLAKMLGDHLHARLMLEQFADNPFLPRFYENPRQYAFPLELFFLAERYQQMKNMFSRPDLFTDLLISDYLLVKSLLFARINLSDDEYHLFHRLFDIIHPQVPQPDLLIFLYAPVARLQQNIRKRNRSYEQYISDEYLFRIQEMYVQFIRQQTLPTLMIDVSEADFEHQPEQFQQIVQALQCEYEPGVHYLSL; encoded by the coding sequence ATGATTTATCGTTTTATCACCATTGAAGGAAATATCGGGGCAGGGAAAACCACACTGGCAAAAATGCTGGGCGACCATCTGCATGCAAGATTGATGCTGGAACAATTTGCAGATAATCCCTTTCTTCCCCGATTTTATGAAAATCCGCGACAGTATGCCTTTCCGCTGGAGCTTTTTTTTCTTGCCGAACGCTATCAGCAAATGAAAAACATGTTTTCCAGACCCGATCTGTTTACCGATTTACTCATCAGCGATTACCTGCTGGTAAAATCTCTGTTGTTTGCACGCATTAACCTGTCGGACGATGAATATCATCTCTTTCATCGCCTGTTCGACATCATTCATCCCCAGGTACCGCAGCCCGATTTGTTGATTTTTCTTTATGCACCCGTTGCTCGCTTGCAACAAAACATCCGAAAACGAAACCGCAGCTATGAACAATACATCTCCGACGAATATCTGTTCAGGATTCAGGAGATGTACGTACAATTCATCCGCCAGCAAACACTGCCTACGCTGATGATTGATGTATCGGAAGCCGATTTTGAACATCAACCCGAACAATTTCAACAGATTGTACAGGCCCTGCAATGTGAATATGAGCCCGGCGTACACTATCTTTCCCTGTAA
- the folK gene encoding 2-amino-4-hydroxy-6-hydroxymethyldihydropteridine diphosphokinase: MSDIILLLGGNLGDRYAYLQKATAAIQNCIGEIIEVSAIYETACWGGDQQPDYLNQALRVQSGLLPEQVLDQALRIEAELGRIRTRIWEPRVMDIDLIFYDRLVYQSDRLILPHPRITVRKFVLVPLVELIPHYVHPVYKKSIIELFHACSDASAVRYWMPHTRVSPSETPALIPTS; encoded by the coding sequence ATGAGCGATATAATTTTATTGCTGGGCGGTAATCTGGGCGACCGGTATGCTTACCTGCAAAAAGCTACGGCCGCTATCCAGAATTGCATAGGTGAAATCATTGAGGTTTCGGCCATTTATGAAACGGCTTGCTGGGGTGGTGATCAACAGCCCGATTATTTGAACCAGGCATTGCGGGTACAAAGTGGTTTGTTGCCCGAACAGGTACTCGACCAGGCCCTGCGCATAGAAGCTGAGCTGGGTAGAATACGCACGCGAATATGGGAGCCCCGGGTTATGGATATCGACCTGATTTTTTATGATAGACTGGTATATCAATCCGATCGACTCATCTTGCCTCACCCACGTATCACGGTAAGAAAATTTGTACTGGTACCGCTGGTCGAACTGATACCTCATTATGTGCATCCGGTTTATAAAAAATCTATCATCGAATTATTCCATGCCTGTTCTGACGCCTCAGCCGTGCGATACTGGATGCCGCATACCCGGGTCAGTCCTTCCGAAACACCTGCTCTCATTCCCACTTCCTGA
- the sppA gene encoding signal peptide peptidase SppA encodes MKRFLTSFLASLLALIVFFLLCFFLLMGIVGGLTMTTKKVSVESGSWLVMDLSKPLLEQEQQNPLRAIAGGGQVTVMGLHNVVTAIHRAANDRRIAGIYLKLGETPNGLATAEEIRNALIDFKRQSHKPLLAYGDIASQQAYYIASVADSIFLNPTGIFEFRGFAVRLAFLKGLLDKLEIKPQVFYEGKYKSATETFRFTRMSDANRIQTSAFLQDFYRHFLDGIALARNLDTAALAQYAAQGMVQQPADAVRLHLIDGLKYDDQMQETLKRMSQLGEDEKLHTISMSNYWKAIADSVHGQGAGQPSIALIYAQGSIIDGSAENQPGDNVIASDDYVKWIRELRKDDRVKAIVFRVNSPGGSALAAEKIWRELYLARKQKPVIVSMGDYAASGGYYISCMADSIFIQPNTLTGSIGVFTIIPDLHDFFQHKLGISFDGVKTAPFADMGSIDQPLTDAEKKWMQNQVDTVYATFCQRVAQGRHMPLALVDSLAQGRVWSGFSAIQNGLADRFGGLDDALQCAARMAHLKTYRLEEYPPLKNPIQKIIESFDDQLTTSRLKATLGNYYPLWQQWNDLKSTMGTPQARLPFWIILR; translated from the coding sequence ATGAAACGTTTCCTGACCAGTTTTCTGGCTTCATTGTTGGCGCTGATTGTATTTTTTCTGCTTTGCTTTTTTCTGCTTATGGGTATTGTAGGTGGACTTACCATGACTACCAAAAAAGTTTCGGTAGAATCAGGGTCATGGCTGGTAATGGATCTGAGTAAGCCTTTACTGGAACAGGAACAGCAAAATCCCCTTCGTGCCATTGCAGGTGGCGGCCAGGTTACTGTCATGGGCTTGCACAATGTGGTTACGGCTATTCATCGGGCGGCCAATGATCGTCGAATCGCCGGTATTTATCTGAAATTAGGTGAAACGCCCAACGGATTGGCTACAGCCGAAGAAATTCGCAATGCATTAATCGATTTTAAACGTCAAAGCCATAAACCCCTGCTTGCGTATGGCGATATAGCCTCGCAGCAAGCTTACTACATAGCTTCTGTAGCTGATAGTATATTCTTAAATCCAACGGGTATCTTCGAGTTCAGGGGATTTGCCGTTCGCCTTGCGTTTTTAAAAGGGCTACTCGATAAGCTGGAAATCAAGCCTCAGGTTTTTTATGAAGGGAAATATAAAAGCGCTACCGAAACTTTTCGATTTACCCGGATGAGTGATGCCAATCGGATACAGACCAGTGCATTTTTGCAGGATTTTTACCGGCATTTTTTGGATGGCATAGCGCTGGCGCGCAATCTCGATACGGCTGCCCTCGCGCAATATGCTGCGCAGGGCATGGTTCAGCAGCCCGCCGATGCCGTGCGGCTGCACCTGATTGATGGTTTAAAATACGACGACCAGATGCAGGAGACACTCAAGCGCATGTCGCAGCTTGGTGAGGATGAAAAACTGCATACCATCTCCATGAGCAATTACTGGAAAGCTATTGCCGATAGCGTGCATGGTCAGGGAGCAGGCCAGCCTTCTATTGCATTGATTTATGCTCAGGGCAGCATCATCGATGGTAGTGCCGAAAATCAACCCGGCGATAATGTCATCGCTTCAGATGATTATGTGAAATGGATTCGTGAACTACGAAAAGATGATCGGGTAAAAGCTATCGTATTCCGGGTTAATTCTCCCGGAGGAAGCGCACTGGCTGCGGAGAAAATCTGGAGAGAACTGTATCTGGCACGCAAACAGAAGCCGGTGATCGTGTCGATGGGCGACTACGCAGCATCGGGTGGATATTATATTTCCTGCATGGCCGACAGCATTTTCATTCAACCCAATACACTGACGGGCTCCATCGGGGTGTTTACCATCATCCCGGACCTGCACGATTTTTTCCAGCATAAATTAGGCATTAGCTTCGATGGTGTGAAAACGGCTCCCTTTGCCGATATGGGTAGTATAGATCAACCGCTCACCGATGCTGAGAAAAAATGGATGCAAAACCAGGTCGACACGGTGTATGCTACCTTTTGCCAGCGGGTGGCGCAGGGCAGGCATATGCCATTAGCACTGGTCGATAGCCTGGCACAGGGACGCGTGTGGAGCGGGTTTTCAGCCATACAGAATGGACTGGCCGATCGGTTTGGTGGACTTGACGATGCCCTGCAATGTGCCGCGCGTATGGCTCACCTGAAAACCTACCGCCTCGAGGAATATCCACCATTAAAAAATCCTATTCAAAAAATTATTGAGAGCTTTGATGATCAACTCACTACAAGTCGACTCAAAGCTACATTGGGCAACTATTACCCGTTATGGCAACAGTGGAATGATCTGAAATCGACCATGGGTACACCGCAGGCTCGACTTCCTTTCTGGATCATTTTGCGTTGA
- a CDS encoding ABC transporter permease produces MKQSYSQFRAMMAVARASFMAILKSPSAVVFSIAFPLAFILVFGFIGQNEVLLKVGFMPGTDIHSPIYQALLQVPSLKVVQEPQQQLLADLQKGRIDGILEIDRTGNTHTDPTTPYRVHLLFSTSSAGTAPVLEGMVNQVIYRLDSSMFPHRPSIAELQVKQLPGRKYKPIDFILPGMLGFALLSAGIFGTAFVFFNLRQTLVLKRFFATPIKKGYIVLGEALARVVFQLLNAIIIISLGYFVFGFTLYHGWVTVLEMLFLSFIGLVVFMGFGFIISSIARSESSIPPLANIVTLPQFLLAGTFFPIDVLPGWLQPVCRMMPLNYLNTALRNVAFEGASLQQIAGPLIGICIWGICIYAITFRVFRWD; encoded by the coding sequence ATGAAACAATCATACAGTCAATTCAGGGCTATGATGGCCGTGGCGCGCGCCAGTTTCATGGCCATTCTCAAAAGCCCCTCAGCCGTAGTGTTTAGCATAGCTTTTCCCCTGGCTTTCATTCTTGTGTTTGGATTTATAGGCCAGAATGAAGTTTTATTGAAGGTTGGGTTTATGCCGGGTACCGATATCCATAGTCCTATCTACCAGGCCCTGCTGCAGGTGCCTTCCCTGAAGGTTGTGCAGGAGCCGCAACAGCAATTGCTGGCCGATTTACAGAAAGGACGCATCGATGGTATCCTGGAAATCGACCGCACGGGAAATACGCATACCGATCCGACGACTCCCTATCGCGTCCATTTATTATTCTCGACTTCCAGTGCCGGCACTGCACCCGTGCTGGAAGGAATGGTCAACCAGGTTATCTACCGACTTGATTCATCAATGTTTCCACATCGGCCATCCATAGCTGAACTGCAGGTAAAGCAACTTCCGGGTAGAAAATACAAGCCCATTGATTTCATTCTGCCGGGCATGCTGGGCTTTGCTTTGCTGAGTGCGGGAATTTTCGGTACGGCTTTCGTGTTTTTTAATCTCCGGCAAACGCTTGTGCTCAAACGTTTTTTTGCCACACCTATTAAGAAGGGTTACATCGTTCTGGGTGAAGCGCTCGCAAGGGTCGTTTTTCAGTTACTGAATGCCATCATTATCATTAGCCTGGGCTACTTTGTATTTGGATTTACCCTGTATCATGGATGGGTTACCGTCTTAGAAATGTTGTTTTTGTCGTTCATCGGATTGGTGGTGTTCATGGGATTTGGTTTTATCATCAGCAGCATTGCCCGCAGCGAGAGCAGTATTCCTCCGCTGGCCAATATTGTAACCTTACCCCAGTTTTTGCTGGCGGGAACGTTTTTCCCGATCGATGTATTGCCGGGCTGGTTGCAGCCTGTTTGTAGAATGATGCCGTTGAATTACCTGAATACCGCTCTTCGCAATGTCGCTTTTGAAGGAGCTTCTCTTCAACAGATTGCGGGGCCTTTGATAGGCATTTGCATCTGGGGTATATGCATTTATGCCATTACTTTTCGTGTTTTTCGTTGGGATTGA